The following DNA comes from Camelina sativa cultivar DH55 chromosome 14, Cs, whole genome shotgun sequence.
TGACTATCCaactttgttttaatttgttccGAGAGCTACCCACAACTACACTTTGCAAGGTTTTTAAACTTTCTTTGCTGAATAAGAACTAGTTTCCTGACCAGAAAAAAGAACAACCAATTACTACACACTTTCAGCTAACCTGTTCGACATAGGGCACGAAAAAAAAGTGGacaaaagtcacaaaacaaacaaatgtcTATTCGTCCTTTTTATTAACCTAAAAATTANTTATACTGTGACTGTGAgcaacaatattaaaattaaaataattataattaaaaaaaattcatatattctGTTGGGTTTTGCTATGTAACATAAGTAACAAAGTGatatatgtgtataaatatTCATATTAATGTAATGGAATAAATGCATatattgtttaataaaaaaagaaaaattggatAACTGTTGTAGTTGAAATGGTTCCAAGTATACGTCACTTTCTGTAGTTCAAGACTTTGAAATTTGAATCCCACATGTTGTTGTCACTCATAATATCATGACCTACGTTTATAACATATAGACCATGCATTATCATTCAATATCAATTTATTATGGTCGTAAAATCTCATATTTTGTACATATACATAATATCAAAGTGTTTTAAATTTAGTCCCCATGTCGTATTATACGATTTGCATTTTCGTATTGGCTATCTCTATGTGTGTGTGTCTATGCATACGCAGACCACTTGGGCTTACGTCCTGATCAAGGATTATTGTCTTGTTCATCATATATGAAATTTTCCATTCTTTGTGACAATTATATCTAAGGATTTTTGGATCAATCTAAATGGGACTATTACTATAAAAAAGAATCATTTAATTCTTCGAAATCTTTCATATAAAttaggtaaaaaatatataggtaGGTGGTCCAGGTCCTAATTTTGAATACGATCATCTATTATAATGGTCCCGTTTAACCCTACAGCCAACGCTCTCGACAAAATGAAAAGTAAATTTACGAAATTTAtgcaaaaatcatattaaatcTTTCACTTATACATTTGATATGCAAAACAATTATGATAAAACCATGGTCAACAAAACTCTAATCGACTAAACATTCTACTATATCATTACTCGATCGTTGATGTTTCTTGACTATCCaactttgttttaatttgttccGAGAGCTACCCACAACTACACTTTGCAAGGTTTTTAAACTTTCTTTGCTGAATAAGAACTAGTTTCCTGACCAGAAAAAAGAACAACCAATTACTACACACTTTCAGCTAACCTGTTCGACATAGGGCACGAAAAAAAAGTGGacaaaagtcacaaaacaaacaaatgtcTATTCGTCCTTTTTATTAACCTAAAAATTAGGTTTTCCTTCGCATCAGTCTTACCACATTGAtaaattcttatataattttcctTGGAGTAGTCACATTGCTTTCCTACTTTTGATTGAACTTAGCCAAATTAAAAGCCACTTTTTTCCTTTGAGTTGTCATCTCAAACACAATAAAgttcaaatatcaaaatcagTTGTCAAATGAATCTACTATTGATTTCAACATTTTAACCAATTTCGTTCGAATCAAAATGAACTTGGTAAAACATATGACATGAACAACTCTCCAACATAAACCGATGTGCTATAAGTATCTCGATCGTTTCTATTATAATATGTAtcaacaaaaatcttaaaagttaTGAGATTCGGAAATATACAATGTATACAAAAGAGACAACTATAAGACAATGTNGATATGCAAAACAATTATGATAAAACCATGGTCAACAAAACTCTAATCGACTAAACATTCTACTATATCATTACTCGATCGTTGATGTTTCTTGACTATCCaactttgttttaatttgttccGAGAGCTACCCACAACTACACTTTGCAAGGTTTTTAAACTTTCTTTGCTGAATAAGAACTAGTTTCCTGACCAGAAAAAAGAACAACCAATTACTACACACTTTCAGCTAACCTGTTCGACATAGGGCACGAAAAAAAAGTGGacaaaagtcacaaaacaaacaaatgtcTATTCGTCCTTTTTATTAACCTAAAAATTAGGTTTTCCTTCGCATCAGTCTTACCACATTGAtaaattcttatataattttcctTGGAGTAGTCACATTGCTTTCCTACTTTTGATTGAACTTAGCCAAATTAAAAGCCACTTTTTTCCTTTGAGTTGTCATCTCAAACACAATAAAgttcaaatatcaaaatcagTTGTCAAATGAATCTACTATTGATTTCAACATTTTAACCAATTTCGTTCGAATCAAAATGAACTTGGTAAAACATATGACATGAACAACTCTCCAACATAAACCGATGTGCTATAAGTATCTCGATCGTTTCTATTATAATATGTAtcaacaaaaatcttaaaagttaTGAGATTCGGAAATATACAATGTATACAAAAGAGACAACTATAAGACAATGTGAATGGGGCAATGCTTTGGGGTCCATTTTTTGTGCTCCAATGTTTCCCACTATTGTGAACAAGCTAACATGGACTCGTCTTCTTGCATAACTTGTactactctattttttttcctataaaataataaaaaggaattAAGGTGAGACTAAAAGTCATAGTAGAAAAAACTTCAAGAATCCcatgcaaaattatttatattaaagaaaCTCACTTTCctagttttcttctctctttaattatacctttatttttctgtgttcaaaaatcaaaactttctcttttgtcATATTGAAATAATGCTAAAAGACTACTTTGAGTTTTGACCCTTGTCCCATCTTTTAATGGCTTTTATCAGACTCAGACCACATGCCTACAAAGAGGTATGGTGTAGGGAAAGNNNNNNNNNNNNNNNNNNNNNNNNNNNNNNNNNNAATACATATTTAAgcaaaactctaaaactaattCAATAATTTAGTTATGGATGCAATCGATTCAAACCATGTATTGTCattatttacaaaagaaaatactttCACATAATTCTTCTTCGAACAGAAGCATCAATCATTGAAAAAAcgaccaaaccaaaatagtaaactacaaaaaatatatagaaaagtatttgttttttttaaatgtaataattagttatatatgacataaaaaaatcatcaactttTACTTTTCCTGGATTTTCTTCTGGTTAAGGTCCTCACCATCCAACCCTGTTTCCTCACTTTGGCTCCTTCGACCTTGGATGATGCCACGTGACAAGAAGTGGTGGACGATCCTGACCTGAGTTTGATAACGTGGAAGAGATGACCAATCCGCTTGCGCCACCTAAGCGATGACTTGGCAGTGGTGTGCTCTACGATACTGGTGCTGCTCGTTATAGGGGATTGCTGCTTCTTGCATGTTgggtttgttgtgttgtctaCACAAACCTTTGTTGTCACTACTGCTTTCTTCTCCCACGACGCGTTTCCATTGTTTTCGAATTTTATTGATATGAAAgaatctgaaaacaaaatatgaaactctcagaatttcaataataaaattgatAATCTTGTACAATATTCATACAAAACAACATTATTTACCAACTATAAAAGATAATTAGCCGTATAGCACACAACTCATTATATCgagtaaaacaaaattttcagctGGCCCgatctaaaataatattaatatgaaCTCCTTTCTGAAAAAAATGAGTCTAATATAaatgtgtatgtgtatatacTATGTAGTGCCTATATGAatataaacagaaaattatGAACATCGttacaaataattaagaatCATCTCATGATtccacacacatacacatagatttatattataaaattttaaaatattgtgtGGGAGAAGTTGAAaatctttttttggaaaacGGAAAATACTGTGTGTTCTTGAGTCTtgacaaaccaaaagaaagaaagaaagagaaaataactAATAGGAATTAGATCTtgaagtatttatttttatttttattaaaactgattattaattataagatgtatgtatgttatatattatgCGAGTAtgaagtataaataaataaaaattgtgtaCCTTCTTGGCTTGTGGAGACGTCAAGATCGGAGGAGGGATGGAATTTACGGTGACGGAGATCGAGGCGACTGAGGAGGGAGCTCAAGGCGAAGATCTTGGGGAGGCTGATgattggtgaagaggaagagtGTTTAGTTCTTGATGATCTCTGTTTTGAAGCTAAAACAAGAAGCCTCTCATTCAAACAGAGTGGACAAACTCCAACATATTCTTCTTTTGGATGGAAATAACAGTATGGTGAGCTATCATCTTTGTACATATCCATCTTCTTCACTTCCGATGAGAGAAGAGACTAGAGAGGGAGacgagagagaaagatgaaataTATGTAACAAAAGGATATGGGGCTTTGGTCTGAAATTGAAGCTttgtaatttataatatatcgaatatatttgtaaatatatttcatattatttcCAAGtaatttaagagaaaaaaagaattccaAGTAGATAAGcctttatgaaaaaaaaaaaaaaagggaaatagaGATTTCGATATGacatgattttaattaatatataaattcccAATCCATTAAGCTCGTTTTAGTTTCTAGATTTTGTTGACATCATTGTTTTCAGATAATgacaatttacaaaattaattagtgtGTACAGTATAATAGTGATACCCTAGATTTAGagtttaatttgtatttgtttgatgATATGCAAGTATAAGTCATGCACCTGTTATAAAAGAAAAGGTCTCGAACTTGGTACTTTTATAATGACATGGCCTACGGGCAGGGGCGGATCTACGTGCATAtggggtggggcacgtgccccatgctaataataaaatatttctgattaaccattgtttaattatttatcataGTTTATTTGGTAGTTAAGTGCCCCATGTAGTTTCTTAGGTGACGAGTTCGAAACTACTCTTTGAACTTTttggttgctttttttttgtgtttctttcccACGTACGATCAGTGTTATCCTATTATACTTACcaacatattattttaaaaaatatcaattatatattttttttctacttttttctcAACAACTATCCTTCTTTTTCtactgtatattttttaaaatattacaaaactagtAAATTAGTATAACATACTATCactttttgtaatttatctTATATACAAAGAGTTTAAactatttcacaaaaatataaagagtttaaatatgtataaatattaaataatatatctttagatataatttcattctaaatatatttactatgcaatttaaatatatttaaaaaccaataaaaataggattttaaattattgtatttaatattttattatataattctaaatatatttactatgcaatttaaatatatttaaaaaccaataaaatagaattttaaagttttatatttaatattttattatatatatttaatattattaataataaattatttgtgtTCCAGATAAATTTTTGTTCTGGACCCGCTACTGCCTACGGGTATTCGAGATATAATATATACCAAagtatttacaaatttttaacaaaaaaaaagtatttataaatttatgatgGTCAGACAAATACTTAAAAACCGATTTTAATATCTAGGAACGTTGTTGCTTCAACAAGTCACTACTAATATTTAGAACATCAGATATAGGTTGTTTAATTAGCCAATTCGACGAAGCATGTTCTGGTCTTACCAGATATAGAATGGAACAGATGGTTCGAGAAGGATGATTGATCGATCGCTTGTGGATCCGTGGCATGTGaaatagatattatatataactagctagccattataattttttttaaagataactGTGAACAAagaattcatatataaatatatttatttgttgagaaaaaatcaaaattaagagTTTTTGGACGTGTTGGACGAGAAGCATCCACTTGTAGTATTAGTAGTTCCAAAAAAGAATGTATCCGAATATTCAGGGACCCATCAATACAAGTCATCATTCTTTGATATgtgtgagtgagtgagtgattTTGGAGGTCATTCTCCATATTCGACAATATATTCAATTCTATATCTCCTCACTTTTACTTCATGTTTTTGTTACCTTACAATTAATGGATATATAAATCATTGTGAAATTTCAGCTCAAACCAAAATGAGTTGATAATTGTAAATGGATAGACTCATGTgatgtataaattattttagttgtCATTTTATTTCCGTGTGAGAGAATTATTATGTTTTCTGCTCAATTTATAAAATGGCTCTCTCACATCACATGGGCAATTCTCCATTATCAAAGACTATATATCGCTTCATATgcaattctttcttctttgggcGAAACAAAAGATCAGATTTAGCTTAGGGTTTGATGAAATTTCTCCCTATTTTCTAATCATCTTGAAAATTGCTCAAACTATAAGTCTTCTGCTACTATTTGTCTTCACAAACTTCAAATCACGTGCTTATCCAAATGGGAATTTAGTAACTAAATAAATCATGATTAAAGTTTGGGAACTAGATTGAcctcatttttaaaagttgggGTCTCTCTGGATGTGAACATAAAAAGGGGTCCATTTGATTTGTTGGTCAAAAAAATTGAGCGTTCACgtgatctaaaaaaaataaaaaagaagaagacaagcttCAATATCAAGAGCTAAAGACCCAAACACTAGAGAGACATTGACAGGTGATATGTTTGTGTAGTGATGAGTTTCAATGTATCATCACTTTTTCAATTAGACCATCCCACATACTTCCTTTACACTATACTGCTCACAATGATCAAAAACCTATTAGTAGTATATGACTTAATTAATAACAGTGTTTCTCAAACCAATATGGACAGAGGCGGATCTATAGTGATAAtgggtggggcacgtgccccacactaacttaaaatattttcacaCTAACTTTAAATATTTCTTAAGAGTTTACTATAGAATAAAGTCTCCTAGCTCAGTTTACTATAGAATAAAGTCTCCTAGCTCATTTGGTAATAGTGTGCCACTCTATAAGTAAGAGTGCCCAAGTTCGACATGTCACcttgatgctttttttttatttttttttgttagtttgcCACGTACGCTCAACCTCTTCGTTATTATTGTGTGCATTTTCAATATTCAGTTgtattatttctttaaataaaactGTGTGTTTTATTGAGTTCTATTTATACATTACTATactactaattttattttagattttaacaattttaaattcatcatttttaatagtaaagactacatttgcatttttaaaattagtcaaattagtaatttagtaaacatttattatctattttgtaattcatttcatattttaaagtttaaatttgtgtgatatATTTCGATGGTgaatgaaaattattaattttcaaattaatattttctaactaCATCTAGATTTATAGATTAGTATATTTGAAATTCCTTCGGGGACATCCGATAAAATTGGAGCGATATAGAGATTAGTatatttgaaatcaaaatagataatatattctaagttaagacaaatgtaaagattgtttgtcactaacaatcctaggaagaaaatgtaaaatgcagaaaataaactacaagaactaacaactagatgcaaatgaaactgaatgattgaaacagtgataaagcaagaacagaaacagagactactactaatgaactaatgcaagataattaatgaactgaaaactaaatgtatgcaactggaatgaaacaggaatgaaacaagacaaacacaaatcatagacacagagttctggggatgaactcgagcagcactcgaccgagtgtaggtcgagtgggtggtcgagctagactagacgcagaaacagagcaatgcaataaaaacagagtaatgctaaatccaatcaaacaacaagcaagcaacaggattaagactaagatttcaataaacaaagaaggtcctgaggatggattcatgggatggactaatcattgtggttatctaacttggtcaacaaatctcaagcaaactttgagctaacctctagacatattaatctaagacaagtttctcccactctcatggtcaagaaacaatcaaacctatgcaattctagacttgttctcacacagtaaagaatctacacaagcaggcattaagcaatacatctcaaaccaaacaagacctctaatctcttagcaagcctaatggtaagctctagatctagccttatctatgcttcctaaacattggtgtgatgctaagaagcttgaaatcagactctaccctctcagatatagaatcagcattaagatcatctaccctagaagagatctacaacaatcaagcttgaccaagtcacacaaaccacaagatctcatttaggattgatacctcttgtactgcaatagcataaggggaattgaaaatTTTAGCATCACATGGGAAAAGGCAAGAAAACAAATAGGATAAGACGATACAATAGCTAGCAATCGATCGAGATTTCTACAAAGTTACGTCTCTTTTGAGCTAAGAGATGTTGTGAGTTGTGATCAAGTTTAACTGATTTGGATTCGGATCTTGTTACGTTATAATAATGGTACGCATTCATTTAAATAGATTAttccaatatatattattgaatactgatatatattatatatatatatatatatgtgctctcacaaataaatatttgtaacaacATGTGGTTACAGAATAAACCAAAATgccataaatatcaaaatttgttatttcATGGTAGTAATTTGTTaactaaaaaggtaaaacacAACTAAGCTGTACAAAATTAATTGGCTGTATACATcacacgagagagagagagagaaacaataaccaaaatttaaagCCTGTTGCTAAAAATGGACATCActaattttactatataaaacaCCAAGACTAACCTAACATTAccaaccaaatcatcttcttcataacTATAAACAGagggtgaaaaagaaaaagagttgtaACATGGCAACTCAATCGTTGAAGAAAACATGGAGTGTTTTTATGGTTGTAACTATATTGACGATGATGTTTTCGGTACACATTGTTCATTCAAACAATATAGAAATGTGTGTGAAGCATTGCCTCCATCAGTGCTCGAAATCGTCAAAGAAACCTACTCTTACAGTATGTGAAGAAACTTGCAAAAAAGGctgcaacaaacaacaaaacggTAAAGAAGATAATTTGAAAGTCCCTTCACCATGTAAATGGAATTCATGCAACTGGAAATGGCCATCATGGTCATGGTCCTGAATTAGGGAAACttctaaattattcttttattttctacatAATTAATCGTATATAAATTATGTAcgtatatatttgtttgatatCACTATACTCGTTGACATATAATATGTACGTGTTCATTGTTCTTATGTAATAGTAAAAAAACCTCCATAAATAAAACAAGTGTCGTCTATGCATGTCAACAAAACattctcaaacaaaaaaagaaactagatAAGAGAAAGAACCCATATACTACGATTGGTGAATATCATTGCCTCTAACAGTGTTCGAAATCACCGAAAAACCTACTCTTACAATATGTAAGGAAATTTGCAAAAACGGCTGCAACAAACAACTAATCGATAAGGAAGATGATTTTATTATCCCTCCTGGTGATGCACCTGTCTCCGCATCCTGTAGATGGAATTTATGCAACTGGTGGCCATGGTCCTCAATTACGGAAACTCctaaattattcttttattttctgcataATTAACGTATATATCATATGTACATATGTATTTGTTTGATATCACTATACTCGTCTGATATATAATATGTACGTTTTCATTGttcttatgaaataaaatactTCCATAAAAAAAGTGGTTTTTATGGTGGATACTGGTCCTGTTAGGTCGGTATTGTAAAATTGATGGGGCGTTTATGCATGTCAACAAAACAttccccaagaaaaaaaaaacaagataaaagaaaagacCCAAATGTACTACATACATTAGgattggtgatttttttttagatcaaaACACAGTCGGTTCTCGTTTGGTTGAATTCAActgtaaaaaatcaaatcaagttgaattaataaatatactatatagtaattCAGCATGGGGaaataattaagtaaattttgatttgtttgttacaaaataatagtagattttttatttattctatatattttgtaaaattatatatttaatttatttaaattcatactCTGATTTTGACCCGTAGtcggtactactattttggtttgggtgcaatatcaaattcattaattatacattcggtaaagTCTGCAAATAAAACCCaagaaaacatgtattgacATGTGATCTAGTATTACAAATCGATGTGATAGTGTTTaaagatcttaatataccaaatttacaaattataattagattatgtatatgtatattgtcaacattatacacttagtattgtttctATAGTGAATATTGCGtatcaaaaaaataagttttagcccattaaatattttgttattgttttgtaaaatttctGAAGCAATAGaatgtattaaataatttcattaaataatattaaaaatattgttttataattttgtaaaaattagaaacttttgttttgttagttattagattaattaaaatacaaaagtattttttgtaatatgccaCATCAAAGCTGGTTACAGTTCTAACAGCAttacttaaataagtatatagatatattttaaaaatataagcaatattgtatcttagttttaaaatatatatgtaattattaaacgattaagatatttaaatacttaatcttagttttataattgttctaaatagtttgttattgtttcttaagatttctgaaaaaataaatacaatctgttaactaattttattaaataacttcgaaaatatttttttcctatattataaaccaatttaagaatttcttttgttagttatttaattaaaatgtaatgacatttttgtaatataccACATGataatatgattaaattttaacaattacGATCTTTAGTCTCGTCTTCCGCCAGAGTTAACCCTTTGCCTCTGTATCCATCGAGGAGACGCTGAAGTGTCTCTCTCTATCACTCATCTTCGTTCTACGCCTCTCggtaatta
Coding sequences within:
- the LOC104740878 gene encoding uncharacterized protein LOC104740878 — its product is MDMYKDDSSPYCYFHPKEEYVGVCPLCLNERLLVLASKQRSSRTKHSSSSPIISLPKIFALSSLLSRLDLRHRKFHPSSDLDVSTSQEDSFISIKFENNGNASWEKKAVVTTKVCVDNTTNPTCKKQQSPITSSTSIVEHTTAKSSLRWRKRIGHLFHVIKLRSGSSTTSCHVASSKVEGAKVRKQGWMVRTLTRRKSRKSKS